Proteins encoded in a region of the Trypanosoma brucei gambiense DAL972 chromosome 6, complete sequence genome:
- a CDS encoding glyoxalase II has protein sequence MEVVVKSIGTAFTVAVIPVLKDNYSYVIHDKATNTLAAVDVSADIDPVIDYVRRLGGVDRTTDLRTILSTHKHHDHSGGNISLQKKLNATGAFRIIGGANEPIPGVTEKVREGDHFSIGELKVDVLDAPCHTSGHVLYKVYHPQKAENGIALFTGDTMFVGGIGAFFEGDAVLMCNALRKVYNLNGACESSACDATDVQKRDNHTYIFPGHEYTVNFLRFSRDALPASHPDVSFVEAQLRRYTESVAGNVPTVPSTLAEEKRQNLFLRTCDEAFVRVMNKGETAVKLMDFLYNTCP, from the coding sequence ATGGAAGTTGTAGTGAAGAGCATCGGGACTGCCTTTACTGTGGCAGTAATACCTGTATTGAAGGATAACTACTCGTATGTCATTCACGACAAGGCAACAAACACACTGGCTGCCGTCGACGTTTCAGCGGACATCGACCCAGTAATTGATTATGTACGGCGCCTCGGTGGCGTCGACCGCACGACCGATCTTCGTACAATCCTTTCCACTCATAAACACCACGATCATTCGGGTGGAAACATCAGCCTTCAGAAAAAGCTGAATGCTACGGGGGCATTCCGTATTATCGGCGGTGCGAACGAACCCATACCAGGTGTCACAGAAAAGGTCCGTGAAGGTGATCACTTCTCTATTGGGGAATTAAAGGTAGATGTGCTGGACGCCCCATGTCACACAAGTGGTCACGTTCTATACAAGGTGTACCACCCGCAAAAGGCGGAGAATGGTATTGCACTCTTCACCGGTGATACAATGTTTGTCGGTGGCATTGGTGCCTTTTTTGAGGGCGACGCCGTACTTATGTGTAACGCCCTGCGGAAGGTGTACAATCTTAACGGTGCCTGTGAGAGCAGTGCGTGTGATGCGACGGATGTGCAAAAACGAGACAATCATACGTATATATTCCCTGGGCACGAGTATACCGtcaattttcttcgtttctcGCGTGATGCTCTCCCCGCTTCACATCCCGATGTATCATTTGTTGAGGCGCAATTGCGCCGTTACACAGAGAGTGTTGCAGGCAACGTTCCAACTGTGCCAAGTACACTCGCGGAGGAGAAACGACAGAATCTCTTTCTCCGTACATGCGATGAAGCATTCGTGCGTGTTATGAATAAGGGCGAAACCGCCGTGAAATTGATGGACTTCCTCTATAATACGTGTCCGTAA